The Actinosynnema mirum DSM 43827 genomic interval TCGGCAGCGAGCTCGCGCAGCTTCGTGCTGTGCTCGCGGGCGTGGTGCCCGCAGAACAGCAGCTCGCCCCCGGAGGGGAGCACGGCGCGAACCTGGGCAGCGGCCCCGCAGCGGTCGCAGCGGTCGGCAGCGGTCAACGCGGGGCGGGTGAGCGTAGTAGTCATGGAAATCTCCCTCCGTCCCGGCACCGGGGATCGGTGCCTCACACCTAGCTGCGACCAACTCGCACCTGGCTGGCGCGCGGTGTTCGCTTGCTTCCACTCTTGCAGACGCACGGGCGTAAGTCAGTGTTCCCTGGGCCGTGGCGACCCGCGTCACTCCCACTCTTACCCGCGCCATCCGGTGTTCGAACCCGCGTCGCCACCGGTTCGGCACCCCTGCGATCACTTTCCGCTATCAGGCCACCACGCCTGGACCAGCCGCAACGGGGCCGGGAGGCCCAGCACTGCTCCGGAAGGAGGTTTCTGCGGAGCTGACCGTGTGATGGGTCGCACACACGTCCGCCGAGAGCGAACATGCCCCGCAGAGCCCACGATCCGGGCGGAACGCGTCCCCCGCACTAACGGCGACTTCCTGCGGAACAGCGCCGAAAGGCGGTGTGACGTGCGTCTCGTTCGCGGTGTGGGACTGGTCGCCGGTCACTGCGGGAAACCGGGTGACGACTGCGGGAAACCCCGCACGGAAGGGGAGACATGCGCCCAGCGCACCTGATCGCGCCCGTCGTGGCCGCCATCGTCCTGTCGGCCTGCGGAACCGGGGGGAGCCCCGAGGCCCCGGACTTACCGGACGGTCCCAGCAGCGCGGCCTCCCCGGTGGACGGCACCGGGCCGCGCGGGACGAGCACGCCGCCGGACGACGCCTGCGCCCCGGAGCAGCTCACCGTCACCACCGCCGAACGACCGGCTCCGGTCGCCGACGAGACCCTGTTCGTCCTCCGGTTCACCCCCGGCGAGGGCGTCACCTGCGCCCTGCGGGGCGCGCCGGAGGACCTGGAGTTCCTCGACGCGAACGGCAACGCCCTGCCCGTCGAGGTCACCCCGGCCCCGAACGGCGCCCCCGAGCGGGTCGTGCTGACCGGCGGGGTCCCGAAGGTGGTCTACCTGTCGGCCCCGAAGCGGGAGGACGGCCAGCCCGCCGCCAAGGTCGGCTTCACCCTGCCCGGCGGCCTCGGCGGCTTCGCCACGCACGACTGGCCCGCCCCCGTCACCGGCCCGGTGACCGTCGCCCCGATCGGCGACGAGGTCGGCTGACCGCTCCCGTGAACGCCGGAGGGCCCGCACCCCGGTGGGTGCGGGCCCTCCCGCAGCGTGGCCGGGTGAACCGCCCGGCGCCGCCCCTGCCTAGTCCAGGTAGTCGCGCAGCACCTGCGAGCGCGACGGGTGGCGCAGCTTGGACATCGTCTTCGACTCGATCTGCCGGATCCGCTCGCGGGTGACCCCGTAGACCTGGCCGATCTCGTCCAGCGTGCGCGGCTGGCCGTCGGTCAGGCCGAAGCGGAGCCGGACCACGCCCGCCTCGCGCTCGGACAGCGTCGCCAGCACCGACTGCAGCTGGTCCTGGAGCAGCGTGAACGACACCGCGTCCACGGCCACCACGGCCTCGGAGTCCTCGATGAAGTCACCGAGCTGGCTGTCGCCCTCGTCGCCGATCGTCTGGTCCAGCGAGATGGGCTCACGCGCGTACTGCTGGATCTCCAGCACCTTCTCGGGCGTGATGTCCATTTCCTTCGCCAGCTCCTCCGGCGTGGGCTCGCGGCCCAGGTCCTGGAGCAGCTCGCGCTGGATGCGGCCGAGCTTGTTGATGACCTCGACCATGTGCACCGGGATGCGGATGGTGCGGGCCTGGTCGGCCATCGCGCGGGTGATCGCCTGGCGGATCCACCACGTGGCGTACGTGGAGAACTTGTAGCCCTTGGTGTAGTCGAACTTCTCGACCGCGCGGATCAGACCCAGGTTGCCCTCCTGGATCAGGTCCAGGAACGCCATGCCGCGACCGGTGTAGCGCTTGGCCAGCGACACCACCAGGCGGAGGTTGGCCTCCAGCAGGTGGTTCTTGGCGCGCTCGCCGTCGCGGACGATCCAGCGCAGGTCGCGCCGCATCTGCGGGGTGAGCTTCTCGCTCTCGTCCTCGGCCCGGCGCAGCCGCTCGGCGGCGTAGAGGCCGGCCTCGATGCGCTTGGCGAGCTCGACCTCCTCCTCCGCGTTGAGGAGCGCGACCTTGCCGATCTGCTTGAGGTAGGCGCGGACCGAGTCGGCCGAGGCGGTGAGCTCGGCGTCCTTGCGGGCCTGCCGCAGCGCCTCCGACTCCTCCTCGTCCCAGACGAAGTCGCCCTCGCCGGGCTTGGCGTTCTCCTCCTCGGCGGGCTCCTCCTCGACGGGCTCGTCGATCAGCTCGACCTCGTCGACGAGGTCCTCGTCGCCGGGGGCGCCCTCGATCTCCTCGGGCTCGTCGCCCTCGCCGGCCTTCTTCGCCTTGGGGGAACCCGCGGCGGCCTTGGCGGCAGTCTTGCGCGGCGCGCGTGCTGTCGTCTTGCCCGCCGCGGCGGTCTTCGCTGCCGGCTTCCTCACCGGAGCCTTCCTCGCCGAGGTGGCCTTGGGCGTCTCCTCGGCATCAGCCTTCGCTGCCTGAGTCGTCTTCGCGGCTGCCACGTACGCCCTTTCACGACTGTCGATCAAGGCAGGCCGAGGCGCGCGATCCTCGGCCGCCGGAGTATGGGGGAGCGCCCGCCGGTCTGAGGCCGGGAGGGGCACCGCTCCATTGTAACGACGGAAAGCGCGTGCCGTTGCGCACCGGCCTGGACGAAGCCGCTCGGGCACGCGATCCCGAGGTGCGGAACTCGATGAGAACCGCAGGTGATCAGTGCTGGAAGCCCCTGGTGGCGGCCACCGCCGCCCCGACGATGCCCGCGTCGTTCTTCAGCGCGGCGGCCACGACCGGGGTGCGGACCTCCAGCAGGGGGAGCCACTTCTCCGCCTTCTTGCTCACCCCGCCGCCCGCGATGACCAGGTCGGGCCAGATCAGGTTCTCCAGCACGGTGACGTACCGGGAGACCCTGGGCGCCCACTCGGCCCAGGACAGCCCCTTGTCCTCCTTCACCGAGGCCGCGGCGCGCTTCTCCGCGTCGTGCCCGTCCACCTCCAGGTGGCCGAACTCGGTGTTGGGGACGAGCTTGCCGTCCAGGAACACGGCGCTGCCGATGCCGGTGCCGAAGGTCAGCAGCACGACCAGGCCGTCCTTGCCCACCCCCGCGCCGAACTCCATCTCGGCGACGCCCGCCGCGTCCGCGTCGTTGAGCACCACCACCTGGTCGGCGGCCCGACCGAGCCTGCGCGCGAACAGCGCCTGCGCGTCGGTGTCGATCCAGCCCTTGTCGACGTTGGCCGCGGACAGCGCGACACCGCGCTTGACCACGCACGGGAGGGTGATGCCGACCGGGCCGTCCCAGCCGAACTTCTCCACGATCTCCGCGACCACGTCGGCTACCGCGTCCGGCGTGGACGGCTGCGGCGTGGCGATGCGCAGCCGCTCACCGTCCAGCGCGCCCATCTCCAGGTCCACCAGACCGCCCTTGATGCCCGAGCCGCCGATGTCCACGCCGAACCCGCGGGTCATGACCATCCCCGTGGCCTTCCTACTCGATTCAGATGCCGTGGCCGAAGACACTAGCCTGACCACGTTCGGTAGTCCCGTTGGAGTGACGCAGGAGGAGCACGTGCCTTTCGATCACCGGGCCCTGGTCGACGTCGCGGTGCGGGTGGCCACCGAGGCGGGTGAGCTCGTTCGCACCAGTCGGGACCAGGCGGTGTCCCTGGTGGACACCAAGTCCACCATCACGGATGTGGTCACCGAGGCCGACCGCGCGTCCGAGCGATTGGTCCGCGCCCGTCTGGGTGAACTTCGTCCGGGTGAGCCGGTGATCGGCGAGGAGGAGGGCGGCGAGGCGGCGCTCGACGGGCTCACGTGGGTCGTGGACCCGATCGACGGCACCGTCAACTACCTCTACGGCATCCCCCACTACGCGGTGTCGGTCGCGGCGCAGGAGAACGGCGAGTCGGTCGCGGCGGCGGTGGTCGAGCCCGCGTCCGGTCGGGTCTGGACGGCCTCGCGCGGCGGCGGCGCGTTCCTGGACGGCGTCCCGCTGCGGGTCTCCGCGCCGGAAGGGCTGGACGTCACCCTGCTGGGGTACGGGTTCGCGTACCGCGCGGAGCGCAGGAGGCGGCAGGCGCAGACCTGGGCGGCGCTGTCCGAGGTGCTGCGCGACATCCGCCGGGCGGGCGCGGCGTCGCTGGACCTGTGCGCGGTGGCGGCGGGCAGGCTGGACGCGTACGCCGAGCACTCGCTCGGCCGGTGGGACTGGGCGGGCGGCGCGCTGCTGGCCCGCGAGGCGGGCGCGGTGGTGCTGCTGCCGGGGGAGGCGCCGGAGCTGGGCGCGGACGCGACCTTCGCGGCGGCCCCGTCGATCGCGGACGCCCTGCGGACGGCGCTGGTCGACGCGGGGTTCGGGAAGGTCTGACGGGCCAGGTCTGACGGGCCAGGTCTGACGGGCGGCGGTCTGACACTGGGCGGGCTTGTGGCGGGCTGACGCCGGGCGATGACGCCGGGCGGTGACGCCGGGCGGGCCTGCGGCTGGCGGGTGCGCGGTCGAGCGGGTTCAGCGGTCCGGTGGTCGGCCGGGTGCGCGGTCGGGTGGTCCGGCGGACGCGGTCCGCACTCCTGCGGGCCTCCAGCTGGCCCCACCGGGCCTCGCGGCGCATCGGCGACCTCCCGTGGCCGCGCGGGCGTTAAACGGCCCTGGCGCGTTCTGGGACCTTGGCGTCCCGCGTGCCCCGGCTCACCGGAGGCGCTCCCGCCCTGCGAGCACCCGGCCCCGCCGTGAGCGTCCCCGCCCCACGCGCGCCCGGTCGGCCCCACCCCCGAAAACGACTGCGCCGCCCACCGGAGCCGGTGGGCGGCGCAGTCGTTGCTCGCTCGGATCGCTCCGGGTGCTAGCAGTGCACTTCGCGCGCTGCCGCCAGGTGGTCAGCGTCCAACTGCGGCGAGGAGGGCTCGGCGGCCTGGCCGCCCTGCTGCTCCGGCTGCTGCTCGGCCCAGGCCGCCAGCTGGTCCAGCACCTTCCGCGCCTCGTTGTTCGGCTTCACCTCGGTGAACTTCTTGCCCACCGCGATGTCCACCGTGGCGTCCTGCCGGTCGTCGCGGACCAGCTCCATGCACGGTTCCATGACGCTCAGCGTCCGTGCCGCCTCCGCGCCCGGCGCCCCGAACCGGATCTGTCCCCGGCAGGCCATGTCCTGCGCGGGGTAGACCGGGTCGTTGCCGGGCTCGGCGGCCTGCTGGGCGCCCATCTCCGTGAGGGAGGTGGCCACGAACTTCGCCTGGTTGCGCTGCGTGCTCGCGTTGAACGCCCGGAAGTGGATCTCGCCCACCGCGGCCAGGTCCGTCCGGTCGAGCGCGTCGTGCCCCAGGGCCGTCCCCAGCACCTGCTCCTGGCCGGGGGCCACCCCGCCCGGAGCGTTGCACTTGATGGCCGCGTCCATGTCCTCGGCCTCGCCGAGGACCTTCACCCACACGACTACCGAAGACACCACGAGCACCAGGAGCAGGAACAGCGCAGGCACCGGCCTCCGCTTCCGGTAGCGCGCTGACCCGCCGCTCACCGATCCGCTCGCGGGTTCCACGTCCGCCGACCTCCCCATTGGCGCAAGTACTCCTCCTGATCAGGCTATGCCCAGCTACGGCTTCCCGCGTTCCGGGAATACCGTGACGACGAGCAATCACCCTGTGGCGGGCAGTGGTCGCCCAGTCGAGTGACGCCACCCGTCCGCACCGGGATCGGTGGCACTCGCGGACCAGCCTATCGGGCCTGGAAGAGAAGGGACCGTCACCCTTCTGCTCAATTAGGGGGAACCCGGTGCACGCGAGCCTGATCAGTGAGCTACCCTCTGCGCGCTCCGCGCATCGCCGGACACCCGTCTGACCGACGTGTGGAGGGGGCTTGTCGCCCGGTGTGCGGGCGTAGAGACCTCCGTCACCCGTGGCGGGGGCACAAACAGGAGCGCTGGTGCGTTAACCAGCGCGCGACACAGTCTCCGTTGACCGCAGGGGTGAAAGAAGATGGCGACCGACTACGACGCTCCGCGTCGCAGCGAGGCGGACGAACTCGCTGAGGACTCCCTCGAGGAGCTGAAGGCGCGGCGCAATGAAACGCAGTCCGGGGTCGTCGACATCGATGAGGACGCGACGGCCGAGAACTTCGAGCTGCCCGGCGCCGACCTGTCCGGCGAGGAGCTCACGTTCAAGATCCTTCCGAAGCAGGCTGACGAGTTCACCTGCTCGAAGTGCTTCCTCGTGCACCACCGCAGCAGGCTGGCCGAGGAGGAGAACGGCCAGTACATCTGCCGGGACTGCGCCTGAGCGACCAGGCGCAGGCCCCCTCACCGGGACGACCCCACCGCAACGCCGCTTCGGAACCATCCGGGGCGGCGTTCGGCGTTCCGGGGCGTGTTCCGACGTCGGTTCCGCCGAACGGCCGCGAGCCGTTCTCCCGACGTGACGGGGCGACTTCTTCGCCGGACCGCCTGAGTTCTCCGGCGCGGACGCGGGTGGTGTTGTCACCCGACGGGGCCAGCCGGGTGCGGGAATCGACGGCTAATCAGCCCGTCCGCACAACCCGTTCACCGGAACGGGTGTAAACGGAATCATTCGGGGTAACCGGTGCAGTTGCCCGCGACTCGCCGCGCACGACCGCCCGCCGGTTCGGGAACGCCACTTTCCGCACCAATGCGGACAACTCCGGTTCGGCCCGCCGATCGTTAGTGGATCGAAACCAAGCCGTCCGACGGGTCCGAGCGGCGATCGACAACCGCCGAACCCGTCCGAAATTCCACCATTCGGGATTTCCGCCGCGCCGGACCGCGCATTCCGACGCGCCCGATCGGCCGTCCCGGTCGAGTGCCCCGGTCGAGTGCCCCGGTCGAGCGTCCTTGTCGACTGCCCTGGCCGACCGCTACGCGTCGGCGTCGCCTTCGGCCGCCGCACCCGTGGCCGCCGCGCTCGGGGCCTTCGCGCTCGGGGCCTTCGCCGCCTCCGCGCGCAGCGCCTCGACGAGCTTCTCCGGCGAGCGCGTGCTGAACAGCCAGTACGGGGTCGGGTCCTCCGGGTCGACCAACCGCACCCGCACCATCGTCGGCACCCAGCCCCGGTGCAGCACGAACGCCATCGGGTCCAGCTCCGGCCCCATCGCCTTGCGCTTGCCCTTGGCGTCGATCACCTCGACCTCGCCGAGCAGCCCCACCGGCACGTGCGCGGAACCCACGGTCAGCTCCCCGCCCGACACCTCGACGCGGGTCCACCCCATCCGGACGATCAGCGCCAGCGTCAGCGGCAGCACGATCACGTAGGGCAACCAGGACCGGACGCCGGGGAAGCCCATGTGCACCTCGGCGGCGAGCAGGGACGCGGCGGCGAGCGGCAGCAGCCACCCCCACCAGGGGATGAACAGGCGCTCGCGGAAGGTGGTCGGGGCGGTCACAGCACTCTCGCTCACGCGGTCAGGGTAGTCTCGCGCGCCGTGCCCAGCGTCGAGGTCCTGTTGTCCCGGCTCGATCCCTCAGTCCCGCCCCCGTCCTACGCCCGGCCGGGTGACGCGGGCGCCGACCTGGTCACCACGTCCGACGTGGTGATCGAACCCGGCGAGCGCGCCGTGGTCGGCACCGGCGTGGCCATCGCGCTGCCCCTGGGGTACGCGGGCTTCGTGCACCCGAGGTCGGGGCTCGCCGCCAGGGTGGGGCTGAGCGTGGTGAACACGCCGGGGACGATCGACGCGGGCTACCGGGGCGAGATCAAGGTCTGCCTCGTCAACCACGACCTGCGCGAACCGGTGGTGCTGAGCCGGGGCGACCGGATCGCCCAGCTGGTGGTGCAGAAGGTGGAGCACGCGGTGTTCCGCGAAGTCGACGAGCTGCCGGAGTCCGAGCGCGGCGACGGCGGCTACGGCTCTACTGGCGGGCACTCGGTGCTCGCCCGGACTAAGGGGTGAGGCGATGTTCGGACGGCGCCGCAAGCGCGGTCGGCACTCCACGAACCGGGGTGGCGAGGACGACCTGCTGATGGAGGAGGGCGAGGAGGCCACCGGCCCGTTCGACTCCACGCAGGCGCCGGAGGACGGGATCAACCGGTTGGACCTCGGCTCGGTCCAGCTGCCCGTGCCGGACGGCGTGCAGCTGCAGGTCGAGATGGACCCGACGGGCGCGGTCCGCGCGGTGCACCTGCTGACCCCGGTGGGCCAGCTGACCGTGAGCGCCTTCGCGGCCCCGAAGACCGAGCGGCTGTGGCCGGAGGTGAGCGCCGAGCTGATCACCCAGCTCAAGGGCGACAACTTCCGGATCAACCGGCTCAACGGCGAGTGGGGCGAGGAGATCACCGCCCGCTCGCCCGAGGTGCACCTGCGGTTCGTGGGCGTGGACGGCCCGAGGTGGATGCTGCGCGGCGTCGCGGCGGCCCCCTCGGAGGAGCAGGCCGAGCAGGCGCTGATGGCGCTGCGCGACCTGCTCCGCTACACCGTGGTCGTGCGCGGCACCCAGCCGATGCCCGTGCGCACCCCGCTGCCGGTCGAGCTGCCGGAGGCGATCGCCCGGCACATCGCCGCCCAGCAGCAGGAGCAGTAGGCGCCGCGGTCGGAGCGACGCCGGGGCGAGCTGTCCGAGGGTGCTGCCAACAGTCAACCGCCAACTGTTGGCAGCGCTCCGGCCCTGCCCGCCGACTCGGCCCACGCCGCCACCGCCGCCGCGCCCAGGCTCTCCCGGTCGCGCCCGAGGTCGGCCAGGCCGATCCGCCGCACCACCGCGCCCGGCGCGGTCCGCCCCCACAGCTCCGCCACGTCCAGCGGGTGCACCGGGTCGTCGACGCACGCCGCGATCCCCACCGGCGCCCGCACCCCGGCCAGCTCCGCCGGGGTCGGCCCGTCCGAGGCCGCCGCCGCGCGCAGCACCGGGACCAGCCGGTCGCCGTGCCGGGTCCAGGCCCGCCGCAGCTCCTCGCCCAGCCAGCCGGTCACCCCGCGCAGCGCGCTCTCGACACCCGCGTCCACCGCGCCACCGGCCCCGGTCCCTCCCGCCCCGGACCTTCCCGCCTGGGCCTGTCCCGCCGCAGCCCGCCCCGCCTCCACCGCCGCCGCGCTCGCGAGCGCCGACAGCGCGGCGGGAGCGCCCTCCGGCGGCCCGGTCCAGGCGGGCAGCGCCAGCAGCAGCCCCAGGCACCGCTCCGGGTTCCGCGCCGCCCACCGCACCGCCACGTGCGCCCCCAGCGACACCCCGCCCACGACGAAACGCGCAGGTCCGGCGTCCAGCGCCGCGAGGTGCCCGGCCACCGTCGCGCTCGTCACCGCCACCAGCCGACCACCCGCCCGACCCACCGGTCCGGCGAACACCGAGCGCACGAAGACCTCGTCCGAGGCGGTTCCCGGCACCATCAGGACGGTTGTGTTGTTCACGACCCCACATCCTCCCCCGGTCGGATACCCGAACGGGTGTGCACGGTTACCCTGACGAGCAGATGGGGCCTCGGCGTCGAGGCCCCGCACCCACAGCACCCAGGAGTCGGGGATGGCTAGTTCCGGGGGCGGTTACTGGCGTCGCCTCGTACGTCGGCTCACCACCGACGTCAGCGAGCTCGACGCCGACGACCTCTCGCGAAAAGCCGCGGAGGTCGGCGCGGTCCGCGCGTGCGACTGCAAGTCCGGCGAGCAGGTGACGGTGATGGGCAGGCTGCGCAGCGTCGAGCTGTGCCCGCGCGACGCCGCCGCGACGCTGGAGGCCGAGCTGTACGACGGCACCGAGGGCGTGACGCTGGTCTGGCTCGGACGCCGCCGCATCGCGGGCATCGAGCCGGGCCGCACGATCAAGGCCAAGGGCCGCATCGCGGTCCGCGACGGCCGCAAGGTCCTCTACAACCCCTACTACGAGTTGCAGACGGCTTCATGACCCGAGCGAACAAGTCCGACCACCCCGACAACCACCCCGAGCAGCCGGAGCAGCCCGAGGCGCAGCCGACCATGCTGGAGCAGATGGGCGGGGTCGTCGGCCTTGCCTGCTCCGCGCTCCCGGTCGTCGTCTTCGTCCTGGTGAACTCCTTCGCGGGCCTGGTGCCCGCCATCTGGAGCGCCCTCGGCGCCGCGTTCGTGATCGGCGTCGTGCTGGCCAAGCGCAAGGGCTCGATCCAGCCCGCGATCTCCGCCGTGTTCGGCGTGGGCCTCGCGGCGTTCATCGCCTACCGCACCGGTTCGGCCAAGGGCTTCTTCCTCTTCGGCATCTGGCAGAGCCTGGTCTACGGCGGCGCGTTCCTGCTGTCCATCGCGCTGCGCTGGCCGCTGGCAGGCGTCGTCTGGTCCTTCCTCAACGGGCAGGGCCGCGCGTGGCGCGAGGACAAGGCGTCGGTCCGCGACTACGACATCGCCACCCTGGTGTGGGCGCTGGTGTTCCTGTCCCGCTTCGCGGTGCAGCGCTGGCTCTACGACGAGGCCTCGGTCGGCTGGCTGGCGTTCGCCCGCATCGCGATGGGCTACCCGCTGATGGCGATCGCCGTGGCCACGACGGTCTGGGCGGTCCGCCGCTCCGACAAGCGCCTGGCGGCCCTCAAGGAGGGCGCCGAGGCCGAGGAGGCGGCCGAGGAGGAGCGCCTGCGCGCCCGCTACGGCGACCCGGCGGGGCAGGCGGCGCCCGAGCCCCGGACCGAGGTCGCGGGCGACCCGGCCGACGTCGAGGCGCCGGACCGCTCCGGCACGCCCGGTCAGCGCTAGCCGCGCCGCACGGGCGTCGCAGCCGCAGAAGACCCGCCGGAAAGACCCGAGGGGCCCCGGAACCACTGGTTCCGGGGCCCCTCGCGCACGACGCCCTCAGTACCCGAGCGCCGTCCTGATCTCCCGCTCCACGTCCTGCGCCGCCACGAACAGCAGCTCGTCCCCGCCCTCCAGCGCGTCGTCCGGGGTCGGCACGATCACCCGCCCGCCGCGCAGGATCGTCACCAGCGCCGCGTCCCTGGGCAGCGCCAGGTCCCGCACCGGCGTCCCGGCCAGCGGCGTGTCCTCGGTGAGCGTGATCTCCACCAGGTTCGCCTGCCCCTGCTGGAGCGTCACCAGCCGCACCACGTCCCCGACCGTGACCGCCTCCTCCACCAGCGCGGACAGGATGCGCGGCGTCGACACCGCCACGTCCACCCCCCACGCCTTGGTGAACAGCCACTCGTTGCTGGGCACGTTGATCCGCGCCACGACCCGCCGCACCGCGAACTCGGTCTTCGCCAGCAGCGACACCACCAGGTTGACCTTGTCGTCCCCGGTGGCCGCGATGACCACGTCGCACAGCTGGAGCCCGGCGTCCTCCAGCGAGGACAGCTCGCACGCGTCGGCCTGCACCCACTCGGCCTGCTCGACGGTGTGCGGCTCGAAGTGCGCCCGGTCCCGCTCGATCAGCATCACCTGGTGCCCGTCCGCGACCAGCTCCTGCGCGATGGAGCGCCCCACCGCGCCCGCGCCTGCGATGGCGATCCTCATCAGCCCTCCTCGGGGGCCTGGGCCGCGGCCGAGGCGACGTCGGTGATGGTGCCGGACAGCGCGGCCACGTACACCACGTCGTCGGCCTGGAGCAGCGTCCTCGGTCCGGGCAGCACGCCGGTGCCGAACCGCATGACGAACGCCACCCGGCAGCCGGTCACCGCCTCGAACTCGCTGACCGGGTGGCCCACCCAGTCCTCGTGCGGGTCCAGCGGCAGCACCGCGACCGTGCCGGACGGGTCGCGCCAGGCCGTGGACGCCCCCTCCGGCAGCAGCATCCGCAGGAACCGGTCGGTGCTCCACGGCACCGTCGCCACGGTCGGGATGCCCAGCCGCTCGTACACGGCGGCCCGCCGCTCGTCGTAGATCCGGGCCACGACGGCCTCGACGCCGAACGTCTCGCGCGCGACCCGCGCGGAGATGATGTTGGAGTTGTCGCCGCTGGACACGGCGGCGAAGGCGCCCGCCCGCTCGATGCCCGCCTCCACCAGCACCGCCCGGTCGAAGCCGTTGCCGACCACCTGCTGCCCGTGGAAGTCGGGGCCGAGCCTGCGGAAGGACTGGGCGTCCTTGTCGATCACCGAGACCTGGTGGTCGAGGCGCTCCAGCGCCTTGGCCAGGGAGGAGCCGACCCGGCCGCATCCCATGATCACCACGTGCACGTTGCCTCCTGAGCGACGCCTTCCGGCAGAACCTACCCACGACTACTCCGAGCAGGGGAGGTGACCCCGTACGCTTACCCCCCGTGTCCAAGCTCGCAACCGCGGCCAAGCGCCTGCTGGTCGGCAGGCCCTTCCGCAGCGACCGGCTCGCCCACACCCTCCTGCCCAAGCGGATCGCGCTGCCGGTGTTCGCCTCGGACGCCATGTCCTCCGTCGCGTACGCGCCGGAGGAGATCTTCCTGGTGCTGTCGGTGGCGGGCCTGTCGGCCTACGCGATGGCCCCGTGGGTGGGCGTGGTCGTGGTGCTGGTGATGCTCGTCGTGGTCGCCAGCTACCGGCAGAACGTGCACGCCTACCCCTCCGGCGGCGGCGACTACGAGGTCGCCACGGTCAACCTGGGCCGCAGGGCGGGCCTCACGGTCGCCAGCGCGCTGCTGGTGGACTACATCCTCACCGTCGCGGTCTCCATCTCCTCGGCGGCGGCCAACATCGGTTCGGCCATCCCCTTCGTGGCCACGCACAAGGTCGAGTTCGCGGTCGTCGCGATCGTCCTGCTCACCGCCGTGAACCTGCGCGGCATCCGCGAGTCCGGCGGCGCCTTCGCCATCCCGACCTACGCCTTCATGGGCGGCGTGCTCCTGATGATCGGCTACGGCCTGGTGCGCGCGCTCGTCCTGGGCGACGAGATGCGCGCCGAGTCCGCCGACCTGGTCATCCGGGCC includes:
- a CDS encoding DUF3159 domain-containing protein — encoded protein: MTRANKSDHPDNHPEQPEQPEAQPTMLEQMGGVVGLACSALPVVVFVLVNSFAGLVPAIWSALGAAFVIGVVLAKRKGSIQPAISAVFGVGLAAFIAYRTGSAKGFFLFGIWQSLVYGGAFLLSIALRWPLAGVVWSFLNGQGRAWREDKASVRDYDIATLVWALVFLSRFAVQRWLYDEASVGWLAFARIAMGYPLMAIAVATTVWAVRRSDKRLAALKEGAEAEEAAEEERLRARYGDPAGQAAPEPRTEVAGDPADVEAPDRSGTPGQR
- a CDS encoding potassium channel family protein, encoding MRIAIAGAGAVGRSIAQELVADGHQVMLIERDRAHFEPHTVEQAEWVQADACELSSLEDAGLQLCDVVIAATGDDKVNLVVSLLAKTEFAVRRVVARINVPSNEWLFTKAWGVDVAVSTPRILSALVEEAVTVGDVVRLVTLQQGQANLVEITLTEDTPLAGTPVRDLALPRDAALVTILRGGRVIVPTPDDALEGGDELLFVAAQDVEREIRTALGY
- a CDS encoding potassium channel family protein, which translates into the protein MHVVIMGCGRVGSSLAKALERLDHQVSVIDKDAQSFRRLGPDFHGQQVVGNGFDRAVLVEAGIERAGAFAAVSSGDNSNIISARVARETFGVEAVVARIYDERRAAVYERLGIPTVATVPWSTDRFLRMLLPEGASTAWRDPSGTVAVLPLDPHEDWVGHPVSEFEAVTGCRVAFVMRFGTGVLPGPRTLLQADDVVYVAALSGTITDVASAAAQAPEEG